DNA from Deltaproteobacteria bacterium:
GTTCCAGGATTTCCGCTACAAGCCCGTCTTCACCCATATTGTAGGCGGCAGCAGCCAGGGTCCATGAGCCAAAAGTTTCGTGAAGGTCCTTAAAACACCGAATCGCCGCCTCGGTAGAGGCAAAGATATTTCGTCTCTCATCGATGTGTGCGTTGATAACGAGACCGTAGTTTTGGCCGGTGTACTTCATAAACTGCCAGAACCCTATCGCCCCCTTTTTTGAGCCCACGTGAGGTCGAAGGGCACTCTCAGCAATAGCAACGTACTTGAGATCGTCTGGCATCCCACTCTTTTTTAACATCTTTTCAATATGGGGCAGATAGCGGCGGGAACGCTTCAACCACAGAATTACCTGAGGTCGATCCCAGAGGGAAAGCAGGAGTTCCTTTTCAACTCGCTCCCGAATCTCCTGAATTTCGGTGGGGACTCGTTCGCCACAAAACTCCAGAGGTGTGGCTATCTTGAGAGATGAAACCAGGGAAGGGAAATGGGCAGATTTGAGGGGTTGACCATGAACGTTTGACCAAGAGAAGAGCCCTATACAAAGTAAAATAAAGGGGTTCCATTTCATGCGACTCACCTCTTTAGGATTAACTTTTTATGTATCAACTCCAGTTTTCCTTCCGGAGTTCTCTGGCCCTTCAATTTCTATATCATACTTTGCCACAGTATTCACACCCATCACTTCAATGTTTGTAATTTCTAGATTCACGGGATCAAATTATTCTGGAAATTTTCTGGAGGGTCATAGACAGTGTTTCCTTGAAGAAGAGGACCCGGTCAATATTTGAGGAGAGCGCTATTTTAGAATTTGAGCTGGCATAAGACTTCTGTCAAAAATACGTTAATCATCACGCTCACAAGATCATAGGGGTTGTTTACGCTGTATTTGTTCCCGGTGCTGTGCTGATAAAGTGAACATACAAGAAAGGTTTCTGATTAGCCAATCTGGATGTGTTGAGGGAAGATATCTTGCCAAAATACGCAATTTTCATAAGGTTGCGATATGGTTAGAATATTAAAACCAGAGGCTCTGATTTTTCTTCCCGATGTCAGATTGTATTAAAATATGTGGCGAAGATTTTTAAGATTAAGTCTCATCTGTTACTGTTTAACGCTTTTATGAGCTTCCTGGCTGAAGCAGGGGGCTTTATTTTGCCACTCAATAAGATCCTCTCTGGAGTGATATGGCGGCCATAGTAAGATTTATTCGCCTCATAGTCAGGTTCGAGTATACTTCCTTTTAACGCAACCCCGACAAAAAGTCCTTTTGCCCTAGAATAGGTCAATACTGCTCCCCTTAGCAATATATCCGTGCTCAGTTCGGTATTTCTGCCCACAGGACCGGCAGCGACGGCGGCATCAGTACCCAGGGTAAACCTATCCTGCACCAAACCCCTCAATACCCTTCTTTTAGGGATGATCAAGATCAAATCGATAACCTGAACCCCAATTTGGAACCCAATACTACCTCCACTGATGATGTAAAAAGATGGGGCACCCCATTCTCCGGTCCACTCATCACGCGCTACCACCACTCCTTTGCCCCCCCTTCCCCCTATAACCAATCCGGCCTTAACCACGGAGGGAAAGATGGCAATGGCCTCACAATTACGCATAAGTTTGGCTGGGATGCTATTTTCAGGTATACTCATTATCTCTTCTAGAACCTCAGCGCATTCGTTGATTCTGCCTACTTGCCTCACCTCATCAGCATACAGCGCCGGCACTGTGACAAGCATCCCTAAAAATAGATTTAACATCAGAAGATGACACAGTGTTTTTTTCATCTTCATCTTTTTCCTCTCGAGGCTTAGAATATATCCGCTGAAAAGATGTAGATCTTGGTCTCCTTGTCCTTCCAGGCATGGCGGGCGAGCCCTGCCTTGAAGCAGGTCTGCTCCAGGAAGGTCTCTCTATCCCAACCGTACTCGGTGGCCACCTGGGGGAGCAAGAGCCCCGAACAAAACCCCCTCTCGATGAAGATCCCGTGTTTCCCCACCTCGATCTCGTTGGTATCATCTATCTGTTTGAGGGGGGTGAGGACAGAGATCTCTATATCCAGATCCTTCAGTTCCTTTTTGGTAACCGGGGGGAACCTAGGGTCATTGAAGGCTGCAGCCGCGGCCATCTCCTCCACTGCCTTGTACAGGGGCTTGATTCCCCTTACATACCCGATGCACCCACGCAAGGCCCCATGTTTATTGATGGTCACGAAGGCCCCACGGGGTTCCTTCAACCTCTTGGATTTTACCTTAAACTCCGAGACCTTCTTTCCTGAGGCCTTGTTCCAGATCACTGTTCGGGCTATCTCATGAAGGATCCTTTTCTCCTCCTTGTTGAGGCCTAGATCCACCCCCACCTTCTCCTTTTTTTGCCCCTTTTCGGGATTGGTGCTACGGTAAAGGGCAGCTGCCATATACCCCACCACACTGCTGTGGTCCCCTGTAACATCGCCAGAGTTGGCATACTTGAGGACCTCCCCATGGTTGGCACCCAAGGTCCGGGCCGCCAACATCACCGCTACGGTGGGACCACCGCCGCAGGCCTCACACCTGCCTCTCTTCAAGTCCTTGCTCAGCCCTTCGGGGTCAAATGCGTCCACATGCTCCAAGACCACCTGATCCAACTCCACCGCCCTCGCATAGGGGTGAAAGTGAGATAGATCTGTGCTGGCAATCAAGAGGGCCTTCTTCCCCTTAATCATCTCCACGATGGCCTTGCTCAGCTCCTCGCAGATATAGAAATCCTGTTCCCCCATAATAATGGGAACCAGCCGGAAGTCCTTCAGGACCACCTGAAGGAAGGGGAGCTGGATTTCCAGGGAGTGCTCCTGGGCGTGGGCCTGGGGAACATAACTGATGAGAGGACTCTTCTTTATCAGGGCCTCAGTGAACTCCTCATCAATTGGGACGATGCCCAGGGGGGTGCGATAACCCCCTTGGGGGTAGACCGAGACCCCCGTGAAGTAGGCCCGGTGGCTGGGGGCAATGATGACTACCACCTCATAGCTCTTGCCCTCCAAGAGCTTATAAGAAGAGGCTGCCACCTGACCGGAATACATATAGCCCGCATGAGGGGCGATCAGGGCAATCAGATCGCCTTCTATTTTTTTCGTAGGGGCATGCTCTAAATACCCCTTGATGTCCTCGGTCAACCTTGCCGGGTCCCCTGGGTACCAAGAGCCGGCGATGACCGAATCCCTGATATTCTTCCCAACCATGGCCTTCCCCCTTTCTCCTGCTCCTCCCCCCCATAGTGTTCCATAGGGGATAAGGGATAAGACTAAAACCAAAATCCCTATTTTCAAACCCCAGAAGGCCTTAAGTTCTCCCATTTTTCTAAGTATAATACGCAAGCGACTTTCATCAAGGAGCCTAAAACAGCCTTTTGCTGTCGAGCAAGAGTGTCACAGGACCATCATTGACAAATTTCACTTGCATCCTGGCCTGAAATTTGCCCGTGGCCACAAAAACCCCTCTTTCCTGGACCTTAGCGATGAAGCGTTGATATAACTCCCGCGCCCGCTGGGGTTCGGCAGCCTCGATGAAGGAGGGCCTGCGCCCTTTGTGACAGTCACCAAAGAGGGTGAACTGCGAGACCACCAGTAGCTTACCCCCTACATCGACAAGGGAGAGGTCGAACCTTCCCTCATCATCCTCGAAGACCCTGAGCTGGGGGATCTTGGCGGCAAGGTAGTCAGCATCCTCCTCATGGTCCCCCCTCCCCACCCCCAGGAAGACGAGCAGGCCCCTCTCGATCTCGCCAACGACCTTTCCCTTGACGAAGACCCTTGCCTCCCTTACCCTTTGGACGACGGCGCGCATCCCTCGAATGGGATATGTCTACTTTCCCTCCTCTTTTGTCTTTTGGTCCTTAGCGATGATCTTCTCACTGATGTGGGATGGGACCTCTTCATAGTGGGAAAACTCCATGGTGAAGCTACCCCTTCCTCCGGTTATCGACCTGAGGTCAGGGGCATATTTCAGGACCTCCGCCATGGGGACATGGGCCCTGATGATCTGGTTATTTCCTTTGGCCTCTACCCCGAGTATCTTGCATCGTCTGCCGTTGAGGTCCCCGATTACATCCCCGACATTCTCTTCTGGAACGATGATCTCCACTTTCATAATAGGTTCCAAGAGTACAGGACTCGCATCTCGTACACCTTTTTTGAAGCACATGATCGAGGCAATTTTAAAGGCCATCTCCGAGGAATCCACCTCGTGGGATTTCCCGTCATAAAAGCGGACCCTTACATCAACTACAGGATAGCCTGCCAAGACACCAGACCCCATGGCCTCGGCGATTCCCTTTTCTACAGCCGGGACAAAGCTCCTCGGTACATTCATGCCTGTTAGCGCATTCTCGAATTCGAACCCTTTCCCTCGCTCCAATGGGAAGATATCAAAATGGACCTCGGCAAACTGCCCCCGTCCTCCTGTTTGCTTTTTGTGTCTGTAGATAACTCCCTTGGCCACTTTTTTTATCGTCTCCTTATAAGGTACCTTGGGAGCCTCCAGATCAACCTCCACTCCAAATTTGCGCTTGAGTTTTTCCACCACTACATCCACATGGACCTGCCCCACACAGGAGAGGATGATCTCTTTGGTTTGTCCATCTCGCGTGACGTTTATGGTGGGGTCCTCCTCCATAAGCTTATGCAAGGAGGTGGCGATCTTCTCCTCATCCCCTCTGGCCTTGGGCCTGATGGCATAGGAAATGACTGGGGGTGGAGGGAATGTCCCTTCAAAGAGAATGGGATTCTTCTCGTCACAAAAGGTATCACCAGTGGTGGTCTCCTTGAGCTTGGCCACCGCCACTATATCCCCGGGGGCAGCGAAGCCGACGGGCTCCTGTTTTTTCCCCTGGAGTATGAAGATCTGCCCCACCCTCTCCTTTATGCCCTTGGTGGAATTATAGAGGGTGGTATCTGCGCTGATATTCCCCGAGTAGACCCGGAAGATGGTCAGACGGCCGGCAAAGGGGTCGGCGATGGTCTTAAAGACATAGGCGGAGAAAAGGGCATCCTCTTTGGCCTCTCTGGTCTCGAGCTCCCCAGTTCGGGGGTTCTTACCATGTCTCGGCTCTACTTCTGAAGGAGAGGGGAGACAGGTGTTGATCAGGTCCAAAAGGGGCTGGATCCCTATATTTTTTATTGAGGAACCGCAGACCACAGGGGTGAATTTACCCTCTAAGGTTCCCTTCTTCAGACAACGGTAGAGTTCCGGCAGGCTCAATTCTTCCCCCTCCAAGTACTTCTCCATGATCTCGTCATCCATCTCTACCAGGGTCTCGATGGTCTTTACCCGTTGCTGCTCCGCCTCCCCGGCCATCTCTGAGGGGACCTCCTCTTCCCGGTACCTTCCACTCTCATCCCCCTCATAGATATAGGCCTTATTGCGCAGGAGGTCGATTACCCCCTTAAAGTCCTTCTCATGTCCGATGGGAAGCTGAACGGGGAGGGCATGGAGGTCGTCCAAATTCTCCCTGATGTCCTCCAGGGTCTCGGCGAACCTTGCTCTTTCCATATCCATTTTGCTGATAAAGATGATACGGGGTAGTTGCAGGGCGTTGGCCTCCGCCCACACGGCCTCAGTCTGGACCTTGACCCCAGAGTTGGCCCCGATAACGATGACCCCCCCCTCTACCACATGCATGCACGCCTTTGCATCGAAGATAAAATTGGCATCCCCTGGGGTATCCAATAAAACCACCCGATGTTTGTTCCATTCATAGTGGGCGATAGCTGAGCTGGTGGATATCTTGCGATTTATCTCCTCGGGCTCAAAATCGAGGATAGAAGATCCATCGTCCACCCTGCCCATACGGGTATTCATCCCGGTGTTGAAGAGGATTGCCTCTGCCAGAGATGTCTTACCATCGCTGCCGTGGCCGAACATCCCGACATTCCTGGTCTTTTCCACCTCGTACTTTCTCATAAGAAAGCTCCCTCCCTTTGAGGTCGTTCAACAACCTCTCGTATTAATATAAGGATCGGGAAATTATGCACTTTTTGAGGGCTCATTTACCTTCTTTGTGCCTTTGTAATCTCTTCTAATATCTCAAATTATTGTCAGGGATTGCAGGGAATCTATTTCTCTGTATTATCAATAACCATACTTTTTTTGTCCTTAAAAGTCAACCCTACGCCCACTCTGGGCCGAAGGAATCTGGAAGAAGCAAGAGGCGTTGGCGGTCGTCTGTTCCCTTATCATCATAAGTTTTCCCTTTGCCGTCGAGGGAATAAGAAAAAGCCGTAAGCGCACAGCACTCAGCAATCAGCTTACTGAAGAGCCCAGAGACGGATTTCTTGCCAATGACTTGACTGAGGTGAAGGGCATGCTTGCATACTTCACCAAAAAACTGAATTCTGATCGCTGAACGCTACGAAAGTCCATTGACATCAGGATGACAGGGGTGATATAGAACCCATGAAGAGGGAGAGATGGAGTTCTCCGACAGTTTGATAAATGAGTTTCAGCCATTTAA
Protein-coding regions in this window:
- a CDS encoding lipid-binding SYLF domain-containing protein; protein product: MKMKKTLCHLLMLNLFLGMLVTVPALYADEVRQVGRINECAEVLEEIMSIPENSIPAKLMRNCEAIAIFPSVVKAGLVIGGRGGKGVVVARDEWTGEWGAPSFYIISGGSIGFQIGVQVIDLILIIPKRRVLRGLVQDRFTLGTDAAVAAGPVGRNTELSTDILLRGAVLTYSRAKGLFVGVALKGSILEPDYEANKSYYGRHITPERILLSGKIKPPASARKLIKALNSNR
- the amrA gene encoding AmmeMemoRadiSam system protein A; its protein translation is MAAALYRSTNPEKGQKKEKVGVDLGLNKEEKRILHEIARTVIWNKASGKKVSEFKVKSKRLKEPRGAFVTINKHGALRGCIGYVRGIKPLYKAVEEMAAAAAFNDPRFPPVTKKELKDLDIEISVLTPLKQIDDTNEIEVGKHGIFIERGFCSGLLLPQVATEYGWDRETFLEQTCFKAGLARHAWKDKETKIYIFSADIF
- a CDS encoding D-tyrosyl-tRNA(Tyr) deacylase, coding for MRAVVQRVREARVFVKGKVVGEIERGLLVFLGVGRGDHEEDADYLAAKIPQLRVFEDDEGRFDLSLVDVGGKLLVVSQFTLFGDCHKGRRPSFIEAAEPQRARELYQRFIAKVQERGVFVATGKFQARMQVKFVNDGPVTLLLDSKRLF
- the fusA gene encoding elongation factor G: MRKYEVEKTRNVGMFGHGSDGKTSLAEAILFNTGMNTRMGRVDDGSSILDFEPEEINRKISTSSAIAHYEWNKHRVVLLDTPGDANFIFDAKACMHVVEGGVIVIGANSGVKVQTEAVWAEANALQLPRIIFISKMDMERARFAETLEDIRENLDDLHALPVQLPIGHEKDFKGVIDLLRNKAYIYEGDESGRYREEEVPSEMAGEAEQQRVKTIETLVEMDDEIMEKYLEGEELSLPELYRCLKKGTLEGKFTPVVCGSSIKNIGIQPLLDLINTCLPSPSEVEPRHGKNPRTGELETREAKEDALFSAYVFKTIADPFAGRLTIFRVYSGNISADTTLYNSTKGIKERVGQIFILQGKKQEPVGFAAPGDIVAVAKLKETTTGDTFCDEKNPILFEGTFPPPPVISYAIRPKARGDEEKIATSLHKLMEEDPTINVTRDGQTKEIILSCVGQVHVDVVVEKLKRKFGVEVDLEAPKVPYKETIKKVAKGVIYRHKKQTGGRGQFAEVHFDIFPLERGKGFEFENALTGMNVPRSFVPAVEKGIAEAMGSGVLAGYPVVDVRVRFYDGKSHEVDSSEMAFKIASIMCFKKGVRDASPVLLEPIMKVEIIVPEENVGDVIGDLNGRRCKILGVEAKGNNQIIRAHVPMAEVLKYAPDLRSITGGRGSFTMEFSHYEEVPSHISEKIIAKDQKTKEEGK